The Gadus macrocephalus chromosome 3, ASM3116895v1 DNA segment AGGTCGCTACACATGGGACCACCCAAACTGATCAGTCTAATCACCACGTATCTCCTCTGCAGGGAAACCACTGACACACTCAGACACTTACTGTCATCTGTACTTTGGAAGAAAACAGCAGAACATATGGTGACAGTGTGTTGCAGATGTGTTTCTCGGTGTGTTTGACACCGCTACAGTATCTGTGTCAATAGCATTGATTGTGATGCACGAGACACATAATCATATTTCATTGAACATTTACAGTTCAGAAAATGGGGATCAATTCTgtgcaaaatatatttataacgTTTGCCGTGTTTGAAAAGTTTATGGGAACAACCTATTctcataaactttcctttgttCCCTTGTAATCACCACTGGTGCTAGTTTCACAGCCAGGATGTTTACAGGGCAGACAGAGAGCAATAACTACCACAAGTTATGTACTGTACGACTAGGTTGTATTATTACAAGGTTGTATATGTCTTAacccctgtctcactccctTTCTCCCATCTCTGTCTTACCTGCCTGTCTAACCTCCCCTTCTCACCTACCTGTCTCGCCATCTTGTCTCACCTCCCGGTCTTACCACCCTGTCTTACATCCCCTTCTCAACTCCCTGTCTCACCTTCTTGTGTTAACTCCCTGACTCACCTCCCTGTCTCACATTCCTGTCTTGCCTTCTTGTCTCACCTCTATGTCTCACCTCCCTGTCTCACctccctgtctcaccccctgtctcacccccctgTCTCACCCCCATGTCTCACCCCCTTGTTTCACCCCCCTTGTCTCacccccctgtctctcctctatgtCTCACCCCCTTACTCACTCCCCTTACTCACCCCCCTTGTCTCACCCCCTGCCTCAtccccctgtctcacccccctgCCTCACCTCCCTGCCTCACCCCCCTGCCTCACCCCCCACAGGGCATGCGTGTGCTGGTGGACGCCCGGGACAAGCTGGGCATCGGCTGGCAGTGCGGGGAGAACGAGAAGCAGGGCATGCTGGTGATGTCGTGGGAGGGCCGTGGCGGGGGCCCGGGCGTGGACCCCGGGGAGTTCCAGCTCTACGTCCCGGCCCTGGGGGCCCTCTGGGCCGACGCCGGCATCCAGGCCGCGTACTCGCGGCGGGCCGAGTTTCAGCTGGTAAGCCCTGCGAACGGGACGGGGAGAGGGGGTAGAGACGGTGAGAGTAAGGTTGAGGCGGGAGAGAACGGTCACGGTGGCGGACAGCGGCAGTGTAACAGACGCCTGTTTGCTCTGTTCCAGTTCCTCTTTAAAGATAGTTATctattctgctgctgctgctggcgaaaTCAACCAAAAGTAAATAGCAGAACAGTGCATTAATAACTTTGTTTTCATGCAGCGCAAGCAAGTATCTATTAATTCTTTAAAGgaggcaattttttttaagGGTGTGAAACAAGTGCTCACATGTTCAGACGTAGGTATTTCCGCAATGCAACACAATCATGTAATGAGCCAAAACAGGGATGTTTTGGCTGTGTATGGTTGgatttgtgtgtggctgtgtgtgtgtatgcagcagTAGGTCTATACCTTTGCATGAAACTGTTTAACAAATCAATTGGTGACGTTCATAAAAGTGGTACGGACCGTATTTATTTCTGTAAATAATTGCTAAATTAATTGCGTCTTAAAGAACTGAGAATCAGGGTTGTCATAATGAAAAGGGCTTATCAAAGTGTAGTTAATTGATAAAAGTACGTTAAAAAATTAAGTATTGAGAGTTTATTGGCATTTACAAGGTGCTAGTTTGTTAATAGTGAATCTAGTCACTAGACAAACTATAAATCAACTAACATTGATAAACGATCGACCCACTCGATTGATATCATtcaatagtgtgtgtgagagtagtGTCTCAATAACGTAACATGTAGTGTGTCTGCTACCGCGAGTCGAGTCCACTGTTTTGATTTAGTTTGTGTGTTGGCGGGTAATGGCGTGCTATGGCCGTTATCAGCCAGAGATGAACTTTGGAGGTGAAGTAGCGGTGTGGAATCACACGGCGTGTTTGGGCTCGCAGTAAAACAAACACAGCTGCCCCGCACGGCTTCAGCAGAGTCCTGTATCTGGGGCCAGGCAGGTGtcacttcctccccccccccaccccccaagaccccaaccccacccctgacctccccccaaccccccccccctcccccccttgctGGAGTCTATctatgtgtttgagagagagagagacagagagagagagagagagagagagagagagagagagagagagagagagagagagagagagagagagacagagagagagagagagagagagagagagagagagagagattgcagTGTACACTTTTGGTTAAGTGGGCAGACTGGCTGTTATCTTGAGTCCCCTACCTGATAATGTGAGCATGCTAGCACTACACGACCAACAGAACTCAGTCTGGCTTCGCAGTTAAACACTGAAacccgacacacaaacacacacacacacacacacacacacacacactcacacacacacacacacacacacacacacacacacacacacacacacacacacacacacacacacacacacacacacacacacacacaaatgttgtagtcttgtctttgtgtgttgaaACCTGCTGATTTAGcgctctttttttctctgtctctgtcttctaTCTTCGCCTGCtgtttatatctctctctctctctctctctctctctctctctctctctctctctctctctctcacccgctctctctctggatccATTTTTTCCGGGGGCACCGCAGCCAACTGCTGTTCCCAGGAAGTGTCACCGCGGAgacgggagaaagagagaggaagagagagagagagagagagagagagagagagagagagagagagagagagagagagagaaagagagagagagagagagaacaagtggTGGTGGCTCTGGGATTTTAGAGACACCGAGGAACCAGATCTGAAATGCAGCTGTGTGTCTTGTTTGCTTTCCTGATAACACACAGCTTGACCCGAGCTGTAAACACTACAAGGTCCTCCGCAGCTCGCTGTATGCTTCCCTGCGGTTCTCTGCAGAGGAGGCCAGTACACGGGACGCAGGCCCAGTCTGGCCAAGCGCAGATAGCCTAAATATAACAGGGTGGCCGTAAGATTATGTCTAGGTCTAGTGTGAGGTTTAAAGGTTACCCTGACACAACCAGACGAGTGTTGACTATAAATACTACTAGTAGAGTGAGTGTATGGTACATGCTCACACAGATACGCAAAAAGGTGTCCCTTCCGATGGGATGTTTGCATCGTCATACATGAAACAAATCTCTAAATGTCGGCGACAACGTCATCTTCGAAAAAACGTCCAATAAGAACGGTGCGTCTAATACTACAAACACAACAGGACATCGCTTGTCAGCGCACAATAGAGTGTGTGAGCCTTTTCAGGTCTGGGGGGCTGAAAGCCTATAATCTgcccatacacacaccatgAATGGAGACATTCCTCCtgactgactcacacacaccaccgacacacacacacccagacacagacacacacatatagatagacaacacacacatcccagaCGCACAAAGATACACCTCTGtgcaaatgtgcacacacacatactccatacacacacatgcacacacacacacatgcacacacacacacacacctatgcacACTCACAGCAACTGGAGGCCTACTTTACAGCAGTCCAAACAGCGATGTAGTGCGTTTAATGTTGTCCTGTCAGATTAATCAAGCTCCGTATTAGAAGTTATTTAAAACTTAAGTAAACTTAAGTTGATTCATTTAATTAATACATACAAATTAAGTTAGTATATATGTTTACTGATCTGTTCTGTAATCAGTACTCGTTATTAGTACTGAttgactgtgtgagtgtgtgtgagtgggtctgggtctgtgtgtatttgggaGCTTTTGCAAGAGCAGCAGCTTGTGTATGCTTttttgtctgtgggtgtgtgtgtttgtgatggtgtgtgtgcgtgtgtgtgtgtttgtgtgtgtacgtgggcgTGCAAGAGCGGTGaggttgtctgtgtttgtgtgtgtgtgtgtgtgtgtgtgagagagagagagagctagtcttctgcgcgtgtgtgtgtgtgtatgtgcgtgtgtacttaatgtgtgtgcgcatttgcgagaggtgagtttgtgtgcatctgtgctgGCGCAGATCCGTGCAAATCTGGGGAATTCCCCGTCGCCTCCGCTCCCCACCCCCGACATTTGCgcgggccaatcacagccctccgTCTCATGTCCAACTGCTGGGACAGAGCAGGTCAGCCACGAGGTCTGCTGGGTCACATCTCACCCCATGTTTCCTGGCTGTAATCGCCTGCTTtctcccacacactcacacacacacccccacacacacaccctagttCCCAATGTGTTGCCAATTAGTGAATGCACCAAATTCATTAAGATGGAGTAGAAGTGGAAATTACAACGTTCTACAGagtttgtgtgagtctgtgtgtgtgtgtgtgtgtgtgtgtgtgtgtgtgtgtgtgtgtgtgtgtgtgtgtgtgtgtgtgtgtgtgtgtgtgtgtgtgtgtgtgtgtgtgtgtgtgtttgtgcgtctgtgtgtgtgagagttctGTCTACCTTGCTAACCCCAACCTCCCTCATGTCTCTCCCATACACAGCTGTTTcctgttgaatgtgtgtgtaagtgtgtgtgcgtgagagatgAAGGAcccaaacaataaaaaacgaataatCGCCGGACATCAATTATCCGCACCAAGTtgttattctttatttattagtGGAATTTATCACACagcatcacagacaattttagtTTGGTTTCCATTGGTTTGTTCTACCCTCAAAGTTATGTTGTGTTGCATTCAGACATCTTGGATGTAAATATTATTCCCAATGACAACAAGGGTTATTGCAAGACCACAAACCAGTTGACAAATTTCATTGTGGTCCTTCTGGCAAGATCAAAAAGCATAAAATATGGAATTAATTAAATTACTTCTGACAAGTTGTTTACTCACTCATGATTTATAAATAGTTTGTGCGTATATCTTTAATAAAGCTACCTAGCGTAGCATTGGTTTGGTGGATGTTGTTGTGCTTGTTGTCATGTCTGATAAGCAACATTTATAGCCCTGGCATTACAGGAGCCTGACCAATGGGATATCctggaaccagagagagagtgggccaGGGAGAGAATTCAATGAAGGCAGGAAGTCGAGTGACTCAGTCATTTAGCGTCTGTATTGCTCAATGGCGGGGGAGCAATTCCAGTATGTAGTATAAAAATCCATGGcgatttaataaaaaatgtctcATGTCTCAATTTCACTTCTAACTTACGGTTACCATTACACGCTGTGTTGACATTTAGATAAAATGATAAGTGGCTCCCATTTCATAATACGTAGTCATAGTAACATGCAACCAAATGAATGCATCACATGATTGATTAATGAACCTCTTTTCTCTTCCTGTCTGCAGAGCGAGTCGGTGAAGTACTTCCTGGATAACCTAGACCGCATCGGCCAACTGGTGAGTCACTCTTGAATACATGCATTCTCCTTCAAATGATTTCCTGTGTATATATACTCccagcaaataaaataaaaccaatCTACGTTTACCTTGCAGAGCTACATTCCCAGCAAGCAGGACATTCTGTTTGCCCGGAAGGCCACGAAGGGCATCGTGGAGCACGACTTTGTGATCAAGAAGATTCCCTTCAAGATGGTGGATgtcggaggtcagaggtcacagagGCAGAAGTGGTTCCAGTGTTTCGACGGGATCACGTCAATCCTCTTCATGGTGTCGTCCTCCGAGTACGATCAGGTGAGCACGCGGACCCACCCGATcagccaagcacacacacacacacacacacacacacacacacacgcacgcacgcacgcacgcacgcacgcacacacacacacacacacacacacacacacacacacacacacacacacacacacacacacacacacacacacacacacacacacacacacacacacacacacggatattaTAGGTTTGTCTTAGATGATGTATTCACATCgatgtatttatattgtatatatgtatgtgtgtgtttattatgtttAGATTTTTTAgctgtatttattttatgctAACTCTTTTTGCTCCATATATTATTAATAGTTATTCATTAAATATGATTATAGCATAGAAGTACCCCAGGGGTACATCCAATAGGTATCCACAGGGGTAGCCAGTAGTCTAGGAAACCATGAGAAGCTCTTGGGTGCCGACGTCTGATCCAAGAGGTTGCATGGAATGAATACTTTAATtaatacatgaacacatgaaaacaTGAATACATGGAACAGCAAACAGGGCCCCGGTACACGTTAAAGCTCTACACAGAGCTGTCTTTGGGGAGAGGACCCGGTCAAGCGCGGTTGTTCCCTCGGCTACGGCACTTTGGATAAACAAATACAGACCGTTCCCTTTGTCTCCGGGTCATGTGACTCGGGGCTCAACTTGATCTGTTTGAACGTCGAGAATAGGACCCTGTTAATAAACGTTTATTTCTTGACATCATTAAATGATGTGTGTGCTTTTCTTTatgcttgtgtttttctttgtctatgggtgtgtttgtgtatgtgtgtttgtgcgtgagtatttctttctcaatgtatgtgtgtgtgtgtgtgtgtgtgtgtgtgtgtgtgtgtgtttgtctttgtatatgtgtgtgtgtttgtttgtttgtttgtgtttgtgtaagtgtgtgtgtacatttgtgttttctttgtatatgtgtgtttctgtgtgtgtgtgtgtgtgtgtgtgtgtgtgtgtgtgtttcagtgtgtgtttgtgtgcatgtgtgtgcgtgtataggtgtgtttgtctttgtatagatgtgtgtgtgtatgtgaatctgtgtgtatgtgtttgtctaatatgtgtgtgtgtgtgtctccaggtgttAATGGAGGACAGACGGACCAACCGCCTGGTGGAGAGCATGAACATCTTCGAGACCATCGTCAACAACAAGCTCTTCCTCCACGTGtccatcatcctcttcctcaacaaGACGGACCTGCTGGTGGACAAGATCCGCACCGTGGACATCCGCAAGACCTTCCCCGAGTTCAGAGGAGACCCCCGCAGGCTGGAGGACGTGCAGgtactagcacacacacacacacacacgtgcacgcacacacgcacgcacgcacacacacacacacacacgcacgcatgtacacacacatgcacacacactcaaaatccCTTAGTCAATTACAAATCATTACAATCCATAACAATccaacgtgtgtctgtgtgtgtgtgtttgtgtatgtgtttgtgtgtgtgtgtgtgtgtgtgtgtgtgcgtgtgtgtctgtgtgtgtgtgtgtgtgtgtgtgtgtgtgtgtgtgtgtgtgtgtgtgtgtgtgtgtgtgtgtatgtgtgtgtgcgtgtgtgtgcgtgtgtttgtgtgtgtctgcgtgtgtgtgtgtgtgtgtgtgtgtgtgtctgtgtgtctgtctgtctgtctgtctgtctgtctgtctgtctgtctgtctgtctgtccgtgtgtgtgtgtgtgtgtgtgtgtgtgtgtgtgtgtgtgtgtgtgtgtgtgtgtgtgtgtgtgtgtgtgtgtgtgtgcgatggcAGGCGTTCCTGGTGACGTCGTTCAGCCGTAAGCGGAGGAACCGCGTGCGGCCGCTGTTCCACCACTTCACCACCGCCGTGGACACGGAGAACATCCGCTTCGTGTTCCACGCCGTGAAGGACACCATCCTGCAGGACAACCTCAAGGATATCATGCTGCAgtagtctcacacacacacacacacacacacacacacacacacattcacatacacgcatctgaacacacacacaccaacatattcacacacgcacatcttaacacacacgcacacacacacacacacacattcacatacacacatctgaacacacacaccaacatattcacacacgcacatcttaacacacacacgtacacacacacacgcatacacattcacatacacacatctgaacacacacacacacaccaacatattcacacgcacacatcttaacacacacacgcacacacacacacacacacacattcacatacacacatctgaacacacacacaccaacatattcacacacacacatcttaacacacacacacgcacacacacacacacatacactcacatatacacacaaacacacacacacacacatacacatctgaacacctacacaagcacacacacacacacatacacccaaaggaaaatacacacacacacagcacgcacacacacacacgcacaaaaaccttTGGCCATGGGCTTCTGAGGtagctggaggacagccacaCTGAACTGTGAAAGCTGGCGACGAGGCAGAGAGGCACAGGCAACAGTTTCCTCCtgttccctcctcttcctctgccccaACACGAGCACACACGTCCACAGCGACCTGTGCAGCGGCCGGGGGGCGGTGGCGGTGAATCGGGCCGCTCCGTGGACTCTGGTCCTGAGCCTGGGTTCAGGACACGCTCCTGTGGAACAATTCTGCGGTTGGCGTGGAGCAGGGTCGGCCTTATCTAGACGTTAATCTGTGGAGTTGTATGTTACGATGAAATGTGGTGTTTTCTGtgcattctttattttttttcgctCAATGATTTTGATTGCGTACCCATTTACACCAAACCGTAGAAAAGTAGCCACTGTAAAACACGAGCACTATAAGAGGATGTGTGAGCATCTATAGGAGGATCTTTTCCGTTTTTAAGATCAAGAATATTCATGTTACTTAATGATAATGCCACTGAAATGAGTCTCTCAAGAGGAACTTGGTGCTGGATTTAAAGTGTGAGATTGCTGCCATGTATAGACAATTACATGCCAACATGTGTTTGAGCAAAAACATCGCTCTGTCCGATTTGAATCAATTAATTGGCTTTCCAACAAAAAGACCAACCAACCGTCATTTTGTCATTGGACCATTCAATCTTTGGACCAGTCGGCAattcagacaaacaaacagcattTGTAGGGTAAGGACTTTACCTATAGATGGCAGCAAACTTACAAAATCCTGCAGTGCATTGTGTACAGTTAGTCATCCTTTAAACAAATACAGCTTTGTTTAAATGAGAGCCAAACCCTGACACTGCGAGTGAATTGGTTTGTATTAGATAACCTCTCTAGGTTAAACACACGCTCTTCCATGCATCACTCGTTGTTCCCTTATTACACGAACCCGGTCTCCTGTTGATTAAGTGTTGATAGGACACACCTGTTCTGTGCCAAACTGAATTCGAGGGGCGTTTACAGGCTAGCTGGCAGCCCTGCCCCCGAACAGGAACCGCTGTAATTAAAGGCCGGATTAGGGCATTTTGCCCTCATTCTACTGTAAGGGAAAAGCTCAAATTCCAACCACAGATGGGAACAAAAGAAATGGCCTGAAGGCGCCTGTGACAGCAGACTGCGAGTGCTGCGTACGGCTTTCAAAACACCGAAACATGTGCAAATTGCTGTGCTGAGTTATGGAAATCAAGCAGCCAATATATTCTATTAGTAACTGGTGTGCAGTGTAAAGCAAACAATAGAAAAGCCTATTGGGTACAGACGGATCCAAACAAGATCTGTGATCATGCCGTATTGTAAGTTCTAATAATTCAGTGCTCCTTTCTAACCACTAATGGTACCAGTTTTGTTTGTTGATAGAACATCCTGAGATCATACTAAAGAATACAACTTTAATTTATATTCCAGGAAGGTCAATAAAGTCATATTCTATTATATTCTTTATCACGCTAGGGGATAAGCAAAGCACTGAAATTACCCCAGAGCTGCCAAGCTAAAATTATAAGATGGAAGGCCATTTAATATGTCTAAAAAGTGAAGGGAAAGGTCTTGCTTGAACAACACAGTATAAGACCAATGTGGGCAACATTAAGTCATAATAGTCTATCAGTGACCTTTCATTGTGGTGAGGACTCATTCTTTACGTATTCCTCCATCTTTATCCCTTCATTCTTCCTGGAAGAggaacatggaggaggagggggaacagCTGCCTGaaaccactcctcctcctcctcctcctcctcctcctcctcctcctcctcctcctcctcctcctcctcctcctcctcctcctcctcctcctccaggacaaTGGAGGTGATTGTGGCTCATCTCCTCCCCAGCAGACAGTGGGCTGGGGATGTGAAGGCTCCTAGTGTACAGCTTCACGTGCGCCCGTAGCTGCAGCTCGTGAATTAAATTATAGCCTATCTTGTGTTCCTGTGTCTACCACCGAttacccctccatccccccccccgaccctaaccctccagcccccccccccccagcccacccacCAGACACaaaccccacctcccccccaccaccaccaccagctggtTTTAAGAGAAGCACATTGCTGGCAATTTGTGAAGCAGAGTCGTAGGCAGAAGGGAACGTCAAAATGTAACGACGAGCACTTCCTGACCTTTTGTTGTGATGATGTATATAAACTAGTTTTGGTTCTTTTAAgagttttatgtgtgtgtatgtacttcTGTTCTGTCTGTATGATATTGTAATCCATCTGACTGGCCCTCGGGTCACGTGGTTCATCAGGCAGCCACCGCGTCGCAACACGACCGCCCCCTCTCCGGTGTTTCTGCGATGTCTGAACCAAACCTAACTTTGTTTTTATCgcgtttttttttgcattttgtctCGGAAGCCTCTTCATTGCACTGGATCTCTCAGAGCTCAAACGACCACAGCGGAGAAAGAGACTGCTCTGATAAATGAAGAAATAAACTACATAAA contains these protein-coding regions:
- the gna12a gene encoding guanine nucleotide-binding protein subunit alpha-12a; translation: MSGVVRSLSRCLLPAEASREPGGGKQSTSERDAAQEREARRRSREIDAMLARERRAVRRLVKILLLGAGESGKSTFLKQMRIINGKEFDKKALLDFRDTIYENIIKGMRVLVDARDKLGIGWQCGENEKQGMLVMSWEGRGGGPGVDPGEFQLYVPALGALWADAGIQAAYSRRAEFQLSESVKYFLDNLDRIGQLSYIPSKQDILFARKATKGIVEHDFVIKKIPFKMVDVGGQRSQRQKWFQCFDGITSILFMVSSSEYDQVLMEDRRTNRLVESMNIFETIVNNKLFLHVSIILFLNKTDLLVDKIRTVDIRKTFPEFRGDPRRLEDVQAFLVTSFSRKRRNRVRPLFHHFTTAVDTENIRFVFHAVKDTILQDNLKDIMLQ